A single Cyclopterus lumpus isolate fCycLum1 chromosome 15, fCycLum1.pri, whole genome shotgun sequence DNA region contains:
- the calm2a gene encoding calmodulin 2a (phosphorylase kinase, delta), with translation MADQLTEEQIAEFKEAFSLFDKDGDGTITTKELGTVMRSLGQNPTEAELQDMINEVDADGNGTIDFPEFLTMMARKMKDTDSEEEIREAFRVFDKDGNGYISAAELRHVMTNLGEKLTDEEVDEMIREADIDGDGQVNYEEFVQMMTAK, from the exons ATG GCTGATCAGCTTACAGAAGAGCAGATTGCTG agttCAAGGAGGCATTTTCGCTCTTTGACAAAGATGGAGATGGCACCATCACCACCAAAGAGCTGGGCACAGTCATGCGCTCTTTGGGCCAGAACCCCACAGAAGCAGAGCTGCAAGACATGATCAATGAAGTGGATGCTGATG GAAATGGAACGATAGACTTTCCAGAGTTCCTAACCATGATGGCCAGGAAGATGAAGGACacagacagtgaggaggagatcAGAGAAGCATTCCGTGTCTTTGACAAG GATGGCAATGGATACATCAGTGCTGCTGAGCTGCGCCATGTGATGACAAACCTCGGAGAGAAGCTGACTGATGAAGAAGTAGACGAAATGATCCGAGAAGCAGACATTGACGGAGATGGACAGGTCAACTATGAAG AGTTCGTACAAATGATGACGGCGAAGTGA